One genomic segment of Helianthus annuus cultivar XRQ/B chromosome 14, HanXRQr2.0-SUNRISE, whole genome shotgun sequence includes these proteins:
- the LOC110907233 gene encoding uncharacterized protein LOC110907233: MRRLREDMVNYLRDFQFGVGIPNGAEAVLHSANRFLDCYHADGSLVMLTIDFSNAFNLVDRTAMLKEVHRVCPSLSPWVNFLYGQPAGLYVGDNCIWSTTGVQQGDPLGPLLFALALHPLITRVQEQCRLLFHAWYLDDGTIIGPVREVAKALEVISREGPSLGLQLNVRKTELFWPSCNGETFAAGLFPEDIGRPKLGVKLLGGAVSRDRDFISDLAVKRASRAVDLMRVLPQLKNPQCELLLLRSCMGVAKIIFGLRTCQPSYVGAAVTLFDEGLRQAIDDIVVGEGAFFGDLQWRLASFPIKEGGLGLLSAGDVSSFAFVASRVQSLELQDHIL, from the coding sequence ATGCGCCGTCTTAGGGAAGATATGGTTAACTACTTGAGGGACTTCCAATTTGGGGTTGGAATCCCCAATGGGGCAGAAGCGGTTCTCCATAGTGCAAATAGGTTTCTTGATTGCTATCATGCAGATGGTTCGTTGGTCATGCTGACCATTGACTTTTCTAATGCGTTTAACCTGGTGGATAGGACGGCAATGTTAAAGGAGGTGCATCGAGTTTGTCCGTCCCTATCCCCATGGGTGAATTTTTTGTATGGTCAACCTGCTGGGCTTTACGTAGGGGATAACTGCATTTGGTCTACCACCGGGGTTCAGCAGGGGGATCCGCTAGGACCTTTACTGTTTGCTCTGGCTTTACACCCCCTCATTACCAGGGTCCAAGAGCAGTGTCGCCTGCTTTTTCATGCTTGGTACCTTGATGATGGTACGATTATTGGTCCTGTTCGTGAAGTGGCTAAGGCTTTAGAAGTTATCTCAAGGGAAGGCCCTTCTTTGGGGCTCCAACTAAATGTTCGGAAGACTGAATTGTTCTGGCCATCATGCAATGGGGAGACGTTTGCTGCGGGGTTATTCCCAGAGGATATTGGGAGGCCTAAGCTGGGAGTCAAGTTATTGGGGGGTGCTGTCAGCCGTGATCGGGACTTCATCAGTGACCTGGCTGTTAAGAGGGCCTCCCGGGCTGTCGATCTCATGAGGGTACTCCCACAACTTAAGAACCCACAATGTGAACTCCTTTTACTGCGTTCGTGCATGGGAGTTGCCAAGATTATCTTTGGTCTCCGCACATGCCAACCATCTTATGTTGGAGCGGCTGTTACTTTGTTTGATGAAGGACTTCGACAAGCCATTGATGATATTGTGGTTGGCGAGGGGGCGTTCTTTGGGGACTTGCAATGGCGATTGGCTTCCTTTCCAATCAAAGAGGGTGGGCTTGGATTACTATCGGCGGGGGATGTCTCGTCTTTTGCCTTCGTGGCCTCCAGAGTGCAATCTTTGGAACTTCAAGATCATATTCTGTGA